In Halosegnis marinus, one genomic interval encodes:
- a CDS encoding alpha/beta fold hydrolase, translating into MPTVAANGVETYYETVGDGPPVFLLHGAGMDGRLWRELAAPLADEYRLVVPDLRGHGRTGPTDRDDYSVALYAEDVRALADALDCERPAVVGHSLGGYVALVHAARYDPGAFATLGGEVPEPLSLGERVESYRPALVDALGPVVGRERVERALRRVDAWRFDERGKGDIEAIERVHERHGDDVPAMTADERRKLDDAVANYYDVEVDYDAVTAPSCHLYGEYEIPQVRRHARFMAERLDGDLRVIPDAGHVSMVDAPEFVVGALRDFLDGAL; encoded by the coding sequence ATGCCCACCGTCGCGGCGAACGGCGTCGAGACGTACTACGAGACGGTCGGCGACGGGCCGCCGGTCTTCCTCCTCCACGGCGCGGGGATGGACGGCCGGCTCTGGCGCGAACTCGCCGCGCCGCTCGCCGATGAGTACCGCCTCGTGGTGCCGGACCTCCGGGGCCACGGCCGCACCGGCCCGACCGACCGCGACGACTACTCCGTGGCGCTGTACGCCGAGGACGTCCGCGCGCTCGCCGACGCGCTCGACTGCGAGCGGCCCGCCGTCGTCGGCCACTCGCTCGGCGGCTACGTCGCGCTCGTCCACGCGGCCCGCTACGACCCGGGGGCGTTCGCCACCCTCGGCGGGGAGGTGCCCGAGCCGCTCTCGCTCGGCGAACGCGTCGAGAGCTACCGGCCCGCGCTGGTGGACGCGCTCGGCCCCGTCGTCGGTCGCGAGCGCGTGGAGCGCGCGCTCCGGCGGGTGGACGCGTGGCGCTTCGACGAGCGCGGGAAGGGAGATATCGAAGCCATCGAGCGCGTCCACGAGCGCCACGGCGACGACGTGCCGGCGATGACCGCCGACGAGCGGCGGAAACTGGACGACGCGGTCGCGAACTACTACGACGTGGAGGTGGACTACGACGCCGTGACCGCGCCGTCGTGTCACCTCTACGGCGAGTACGAGATACCGCAAGTGCGCCGCCACGCCCGGTTCATGGCCGAGCGGCTGGACGGCGACCTGCGGGTGATACCGGACGCGGGCCACGTCTCGATGGTCGATGCCCCGGAGTTCGTGGTCGGGGCGCTGCGCGACTTCCTCGACGGCGCGCTATAG
- the gltB gene encoding glutamate synthase large subunit, giving the protein MSERTPGDASGMLADPEDHRANCGVGVVFDLDGDRTHGPVADGIELLANLEHRGTTGADENTGDGAGILLQIPDEFYRDILDVDLPPAREYAVGSVFLPPAEAEAAGIREVLDDELAARGLETLTWREVPTDNAELGPTALDSEPRIEQVFVAPDGDLAGDAFDRRLYEARRAAEKRVERESPPGGARFYVPSLDRKTVVYKGLLKADQLAGYFPELSDERMATTFAMVHARFSTNTLGAWHLAHPYRNIIHNGEFNTIKGNVNWMRARETDVAHDDLDVETVEPIIDDPDQSDTASVDNALELLMQGGRELPHALRMLIPEAWRGEANRVPEERREWYDYHASLVEPWDGPALVCATDGDRIGAVLDRNGLRPCRYDVLSNGTLVMASEAGALDHDPADIEERGRLSPGQLFLVDPEEGRVVPDDEVFDSLTDDKYGEWVRGQQVRLDDLAAHDDHERHGESDALRARQALFGYTHDSLDHLVEPMARDGKDPVGSMGDDTPLSVLSEFDRPLFSYFKQLFAQVSNPPLDYIREELVTSMETRLGHQRNLLDETPEHAKQVVAESPVLTDGETAALKDLDGGDDVNGLSTAVVDITYDPDTDLEHAVRSARMDATVAAQDHDVVVLSDRNAGKDRLPIPALLAVGGVHHHLVRNGLRNRVEIVLESGEPREVHHVAACLGYGAGAVNPYLAYESVADMVAGPDGADEEAALAAYVGALEDGVLKTMAKMGISTVESYQGAQIFEAVGLDSDFVAEYFEGTPARTEGITIDDLERDLRNRHAVAFDRTDEVELEHQGEYGHRSSGVFHEWNPSTVGTLQQAVREGDYAKYREFAEMMNDQTERLQTLRGLLELDSDRDPIPVEEVEPVESVVKRFATAPMSLGSLSPEAHENNAVAMNRLGAKSGTGEGGEPPERFDTEKECSVKQVASGRFGVTSEYLANAEEIQIKMAQGSKPGEGGHLPGEKVNEMIAHVRFSTPGVGLISPPPLHDIYSIEDLKQLIHDLKAANPEADINVKLVAEAGIGTIAAGVAKANADVVHVSGHSGGTGASPKTSIKNAGLPWELGLSEANQMLRATDLRSRIRVSVDGGMKTGRDVAVAALLGAEEYVFGTAPLVTSGCVMARQCHENTCPVGVATQRGVLRERFPGQPDHVVNYMTFIAQELREIMAEMGYTSVEEFVGRAEHLRQRDDVEQEKARKLDLSSVIAPAPGDRRTKTEPQTHEVDGLLDHALLDEAGDAVAHGDPVHIDRDIANSDRAVGALLSNRISHEHGGAGLPDGTISVDFTGTAGQSFGAFLAPGVTMRLTGSGNDYVGKGLSGGRVVVNTPNDAPYEPEKNILIGNVALYGGTRGEAYVNGMAGERFAVRNSGVKAVVESVGDHGCEYMTGGVVAVLGETGKNFAAGMSGGVAYVLDREGDFGEKVNRGMVSVTEELDERDRAMLRRLVENHVAHTGSDRGQYVLDHWEDELDRVVKVMPDAYAEVLAEGADDVREELPARPDAAARAGGEDAGVVSGDD; this is encoded by the coding sequence ATGTCTGAGCGCACGCCGGGCGACGCGAGCGGTATGCTCGCCGACCCCGAGGACCACCGGGCGAACTGCGGGGTCGGCGTCGTCTTCGACCTCGACGGCGACCGAACCCACGGGCCGGTCGCCGACGGCATCGAACTGCTCGCGAACCTCGAACACCGCGGTACCACGGGTGCCGACGAGAACACGGGCGACGGGGCGGGCATCCTCCTGCAGATCCCCGACGAGTTCTACCGCGATATCCTCGACGTCGACCTGCCGCCGGCCCGCGAGTACGCCGTCGGCTCCGTCTTCCTCCCGCCCGCCGAGGCCGAGGCCGCCGGCATCCGCGAGGTCCTCGACGACGAACTCGCGGCCCGCGGGCTGGAGACGCTGACGTGGCGCGAGGTCCCCACCGACAACGCCGAGTTGGGCCCGACCGCTCTCGACTCCGAGCCCCGCATCGAACAGGTGTTCGTCGCGCCCGACGGCGACCTCGCCGGCGACGCCTTCGACCGCCGGCTCTACGAGGCCCGCCGCGCCGCCGAGAAGCGCGTCGAGCGCGAGTCGCCGCCGGGCGGCGCGCGCTTCTACGTCCCCTCGCTCGACCGCAAGACCGTCGTCTACAAGGGCCTGCTCAAGGCCGACCAGCTCGCCGGCTACTTCCCCGAACTCTCCGACGAGCGGATGGCGACGACGTTCGCCATGGTCCACGCCCGCTTCTCGACGAACACGCTCGGCGCGTGGCACCTCGCCCACCCGTACCGCAACATCATCCACAACGGCGAGTTCAACACCATCAAGGGGAACGTCAACTGGATGCGCGCCCGGGAGACCGACGTCGCGCACGACGACCTCGACGTCGAGACGGTCGAGCCCATCATCGACGACCCGGACCAGTCCGACACCGCGAGCGTGGACAACGCGCTCGAACTGCTGATGCAGGGCGGCCGGGAACTCCCCCACGCCCTCCGGATGCTCATCCCCGAGGCCTGGCGCGGGGAGGCGAACAGGGTACCGGAGGAGCGCCGCGAGTGGTACGACTACCACGCCTCGCTCGTCGAGCCGTGGGACGGCCCGGCGCTCGTCTGTGCCACGGACGGCGACCGCATCGGCGCGGTGCTCGACCGCAACGGCCTCCGACCCTGTCGCTACGACGTGCTCTCGAACGGGACGCTCGTGATGGCCTCCGAGGCCGGCGCGCTCGACCACGACCCCGCGGACATCGAGGAGCGCGGCCGCCTCTCGCCCGGTCAGCTGTTCCTCGTCGACCCCGAGGAGGGCCGCGTCGTCCCCGACGACGAGGTGTTCGACTCGCTCACCGACGACAAGTACGGCGAGTGGGTCCGCGGCCAGCAGGTCCGGCTCGACGACCTCGCCGCGCACGACGACCACGAGCGACACGGGGAGTCCGACGCCCTCCGGGCCCGACAGGCGCTGTTCGGCTACACCCACGACTCGCTCGACCACCTCGTGGAGCCGATGGCGCGCGACGGGAAGGACCCCGTCGGTTCGATGGGCGACGACACGCCCCTCTCCGTGCTCTCCGAGTTCGACCGCCCGCTGTTCTCCTACTTCAAACAGCTGTTCGCGCAGGTGTCGAACCCGCCGCTCGACTACATCCGCGAGGAACTCGTCACCTCGATGGAGACGCGGCTGGGCCACCAGCGGAACCTCCTCGACGAGACGCCGGAACACGCGAAGCAGGTCGTCGCGGAGTCGCCCGTCCTCACCGACGGGGAGACGGCGGCGCTGAAGGACCTCGACGGCGGCGACGACGTGAACGGCCTCTCGACCGCGGTGGTGGACATCACCTACGACCCGGACACCGACCTCGAACACGCCGTCCGGAGCGCCCGGATGGACGCGACCGTCGCGGCACAGGACCACGACGTGGTCGTCCTCTCCGACCGGAACGCCGGGAAGGACCGGCTGCCGATTCCGGCGCTGCTCGCGGTCGGGGGGGTCCACCACCACCTCGTCCGCAACGGCCTCCGGAACCGGGTCGAGATAGTGCTCGAATCGGGCGAACCGCGCGAGGTCCACCACGTCGCCGCGTGTCTCGGCTACGGCGCGGGCGCGGTGAACCCCTACCTCGCCTACGAGAGCGTCGCCGACATGGTCGCCGGCCCGGACGGGGCCGACGAGGAGGCGGCGCTCGCGGCCTACGTCGGTGCGCTGGAGGACGGCGTCCTCAAGACGATGGCCAAGATGGGCATCTCGACGGTGGAGAGCTACCAGGGCGCGCAGATATTCGAGGCCGTCGGCCTCGACTCCGACTTCGTCGCCGAGTACTTCGAGGGGACGCCCGCCCGCACGGAGGGCATCACCATCGACGACCTCGAACGCGACCTGCGGAACCGCCACGCAGTCGCCTTCGACCGCACGGACGAGGTCGAACTCGAACACCAGGGCGAGTACGGCCACCGCTCCTCGGGCGTCTTCCACGAGTGGAACCCGAGCACGGTCGGCACGCTCCAGCAGGCCGTCCGCGAGGGCGACTACGCCAAGTACCGCGAGTTCGCGGAGATGATGAACGACCAGACCGAGCGGCTCCAGACGCTTCGGGGCCTGCTCGAACTCGACTCCGACCGCGACCCGATTCCGGTCGAGGAGGTCGAACCCGTCGAGTCGGTCGTGAAGCGGTTCGCCACCGCACCCATGTCGCTCGGGTCGCTCTCGCCGGAGGCCCACGAGAACAACGCCGTCGCGATGAACCGCCTCGGCGCGAAGTCCGGGACCGGCGAGGGGGGCGAACCGCCCGAGCGGTTCGACACCGAGAAGGAGTGTAGCGTCAAGCAGGTCGCCTCGGGCCGCTTCGGCGTCACCTCGGAGTACCTCGCGAACGCCGAGGAGATACAGATAAAGATGGCACAGGGGTCGAAGCCCGGCGAGGGCGGCCACCTCCCCGGCGAGAAGGTGAACGAGATGATCGCCCACGTCCGCTTCTCGACGCCGGGCGTCGGCCTCATCTCGCCGCCGCCGCTGCACGACATCTACTCCATCGAGGACCTCAAACAGCTGATTCACGACCTGAAGGCCGCGAACCCCGAGGCCGACATCAACGTGAAACTGGTCGCGGAGGCCGGCATCGGCACCATCGCGGCCGGCGTCGCGAAGGCGAACGCCGACGTGGTCCACGTCTCCGGCCACTCCGGGGGCACGGGGGCCTCCCCGAAGACCAGCATCAAGAACGCGGGCCTGCCGTGGGAACTCGGCCTCTCGGAGGCGAACCAGATGCTCCGGGCGACGGACCTGCGCTCGCGCATCCGCGTCAGCGTCGACGGCGGGATGAAGACGGGCCGCGACGTGGCCGTCGCCGCCCTGCTCGGCGCCGAGGAGTACGTGTTCGGCACCGCGCCGCTCGTCACCTCCGGCTGTGTGATGGCCCGGCAGTGCCACGAGAACACCTGCCCGGTCGGCGTCGCCACCCAGCGCGGCGTCCTCCGCGAGCGGTTCCCCGGCCAGCCGGACCACGTGGTGAACTACATGACGTTCATCGCGCAGGAACTCCGCGAGATCATGGCCGAGATGGGGTACACGAGCGTCGAGGAGTTCGTGGGCCGCGCGGAACACCTCCGCCAGCGCGACGACGTCGAGCAGGAGAAGGCGCGGAAGCTCGACCTCTCCTCGGTCATCGCGCCCGCGCCGGGCGACCGGCGGACGAAGACGGAGCCGCAGACCCACGAGGTGGACGGCCTGCTCGACCACGCGCTGCTCGACGAGGCGGGCGACGCCGTCGCCCACGGCGACCCGGTCCACATCGACCGCGACATCGCCAACAGCGACCGCGCGGTCGGCGCGCTGCTGTCGAACCGTATCTCCCACGAACACGGCGGCGCGGGCCTCCCGGACGGCACGATAAGCGTCGACTTCACCGGCACCGCGGGCCAGAGCTTCGGCGCGTTCCTCGCGCCGGGCGTCACGATGCGGCTCACCGGCTCCGGCAACGACTACGTCGGCAAGGGCCTCTCCGGCGGGCGGGTCGTCGTCAACACGCCGAACGACGCCCCCTACGAGCCGGAGAAGAACATCCTCATCGGCAACGTCGCGCTGTACGGCGGCACCCGCGGCGAGGCGTACGTCAACGGGATGGCCGGCGAGCGCTTCGCCGTCCGCAACTCCGGCGTGAAGGCCGTCGTCGAGAGCGTCGGCGACCACGGCTGTGAGTACATGACCGGCGGCGTCGTCGCCGTCCTCGGCGAGACGGGGAAGAACTTCGCCGCCGGGATGTCCGGCGGGGTCGCCTACGTCCTCGACCGCGAGGGCGACTTCGGCGAGAAGGTGAACCGCGGGATGGTCTCCGTGACGGAGGAACTCGACGAGCGCGACCGCGCGATGCTCCGGCGGCTGGTCGAGAACCACGTCGCCCACACCGGCTCCGACCGCGGCCAGTACGTCCTCGACCACTGGGAGGACGAACTCGACCGCGTCGTGAAGGTGATGCCCGACGCCTACGCCGAGGTGCTGGCCGAGGGCGCGGACGACGTGCGCGAGGAACTGCCCGCGCGCCCGGACGCCGCGGCCCGCGCGGGCGGCGAGGACGCGGGCGTGGTCTCCGGCGACGACTGA
- a CDS encoding NAD-dependent epimerase/dehydratase family protein, giving the protein MTDTALILGGTRFIGRHTVEEFLDAGYEVTVFNRGNHENPFADHDDVAHFEGDRTEEGKLRLAAERVDPDVVIDCVAYHPKDVRVATDVFADVDAYVYISSGASYGAERVPKREDETPLCECTAEQATDDSAESYGPRKAEGDRAVFAAAEDGVNAMAVRPPVVYGPHDYTERFDYWVDRVDNHDEVVVPGDGTNLWHLVYAGDVASGLRVVAEEGEAGEAYNVGDGHAPTRGEWVDLLADALDTEVEVAYAGPNELAAADLELTDFPLYREYPHLLETAKIRRLGWEPTPHDETLAATVEEHRESDRTGRENGPSREAEERVLGVLETL; this is encoded by the coding sequence ATGACAGACACGGCGCTGATACTCGGCGGCACCCGCTTCATCGGCCGCCACACCGTCGAGGAGTTCCTCGACGCCGGCTACGAGGTAACCGTCTTCAACCGCGGCAACCACGAGAACCCCTTCGCGGACCACGACGACGTCGCCCACTTCGAGGGCGACCGCACGGAGGAGGGAAAGCTCCGCCTCGCCGCCGAGCGCGTGGATCCCGACGTCGTCATCGACTGCGTCGCCTACCACCCGAAGGACGTGCGCGTCGCGACCGACGTGTTCGCGGACGTGGACGCCTACGTCTACATCTCCTCGGGCGCGAGCTACGGGGCCGAGCGCGTTCCGAAGCGCGAGGACGAGACGCCGCTGTGTGAGTGTACGGCGGAGCAGGCGACCGACGACTCCGCCGAGAGCTACGGCCCGCGGAAGGCGGAGGGCGACCGCGCCGTCTTCGCCGCCGCGGAGGACGGGGTCAACGCGATGGCCGTCCGCCCGCCCGTCGTCTACGGCCCGCACGACTACACGGAGCGGTTCGACTACTGGGTCGACCGCGTCGACAACCACGACGAGGTGGTCGTCCCCGGGGACGGGACGAACCTCTGGCACCTCGTCTACGCGGGCGACGTGGCCTCGGGCCTGCGCGTCGTCGCCGAGGAGGGGGAGGCCGGCGAGGCGTACAACGTCGGCGACGGCCACGCCCCCACCCGCGGCGAGTGGGTGGACCTGCTGGCCGACGCGCTCGACACGGAGGTCGAGGTGGCGTACGCCGGGCCGAACGAACTCGCGGCCGCGGACCTCGAACTCACCGACTTCCCGCTCTATCGCGAGTACCCGCACCTGCTGGAGACGGCGAAGATACGGCGGCTGGGCTGGGAGCCGACCCCGCACGACGAGACGCTCGCGGCGACGGTCGAGGAACACCGCGAGTCCGACCGGACGGGCCGCGAGAACGGCCCCTCGCGCGAGGCCGAGGAGCGCGTCCTCGGCGTGCTGGAGACGCTATAG
- a CDS encoding AzlD domain-containing protein, which yields MTATDAVVWAAVALGGVATFAVRASFVFLYERLDIPELAERALGYVPAAVLAALVVPAVLTLDGVPVAEAGLPPAEALRTLLGSDRVLAAGVAAVVAYYTEDVLATIVVGMGVLLALGAV from the coding sequence GTGACCGCGACGGACGCCGTCGTCTGGGCCGCCGTCGCGCTCGGGGGAGTCGCTACCTTCGCCGTGCGCGCGTCGTTCGTCTTTCTCTACGAGCGGCTTGACATCCCCGAACTCGCGGAGCGCGCGCTCGGCTACGTCCCCGCCGCGGTGCTGGCCGCGCTCGTCGTTCCCGCCGTGTTGACCCTCGACGGGGTGCCCGTCGCCGAGGCCGGCCTGCCGCCGGCCGAGGCCCTCCGGACCCTGCTCGGGAGCGACCGCGTGCTCGCCGCGGGCGTCGCGGCCGTCGTCGCCTACTACACCGAGGACGTGCTCGCCACCATCGTCGTCGGGATGGGGGTGCTGCTCGCGCTCGGGGCGGTGTGA
- the proS gene encoding proline--tRNA ligase, whose translation MSDSEQEQELGITEQKEYSPGKWYAEVVQKAGLADYAPMGGFIVVRPRGYALWERLQANLDGWFKETGVDNAYFPMMIPESYLERESDIVEGFDPEVAWVTHGGHEELEERLAIRPTSESIITPYMAQWTRSHRDLPLRLNQWCSVVRWEATDTKPFFRTKEFLWQEGHTAHRTEDEAWEETMTRLDQYHRLYEDVLAMPGMKGRKPEHDKFPGGDTTTTVEALMPDGKSLQAGTSHYLGTGFAEAYDLTYRDEDENEKVAHTTSWGLSWRALGGLIMTHSDDQGLVLPPTVAPEQVVVVPIWQEDTREEVLDYCEELYAELEDAGVRTVLDDRDERNPGFKFNEWELKGTPVRIEVGPNEVADGEATLVHRPDGENVVADREGIVESVEDALDTVYAKLYAAAEEILEENVREAHGRSEILGTIGQHGGYVKTGWCGDEACEAEIKEQISAEIVMLPLDEEQEPVHDTCGVCDDPAEETAYFAKNY comes from the coding sequence ATGAGCGACAGCGAGCAGGAGCAGGAGCTCGGTATCACCGAGCAGAAGGAGTACAGCCCCGGAAAGTGGTACGCGGAGGTCGTCCAGAAGGCGGGTCTCGCCGACTACGCGCCGATGGGCGGGTTCATCGTCGTCCGGCCGCGCGGCTACGCGCTGTGGGAGCGCCTGCAGGCGAACCTCGACGGCTGGTTCAAGGAGACGGGCGTGGACAACGCCTACTTCCCGATGATGATCCCCGAGTCGTACCTCGAACGCGAGTCGGACATCGTCGAGGGGTTCGACCCCGAGGTGGCGTGGGTCACCCACGGCGGCCACGAGGAACTGGAGGAGCGGCTGGCGATTCGCCCCACCTCGGAGTCCATCATCACGCCGTACATGGCCCAGTGGACCCGGTCGCACCGCGACCTCCCCCTCCGCCTGAACCAGTGGTGTTCGGTCGTGCGCTGGGAGGCGACGGACACGAAGCCGTTCTTCCGCACGAAGGAGTTCCTCTGGCAGGAGGGCCACACCGCCCACCGAACGGAGGACGAGGCGTGGGAGGAGACGATGACGCGGCTCGACCAGTACCACCGGCTCTACGAGGACGTCCTCGCCATGCCCGGGATGAAGGGCCGCAAGCCCGAGCACGACAAGTTCCCCGGCGGCGACACGACCACGACCGTCGAGGCGCTGATGCCCGACGGGAAGTCGCTGCAGGCGGGGACGAGCCACTACCTCGGCACCGGCTTCGCGGAGGCGTACGACCTCACCTACCGCGACGAGGACGAGAACGAGAAGGTCGCCCACACGACCTCGTGGGGACTCTCGTGGCGCGCGCTCGGCGGGCTCATCATGACCCACTCGGACGACCAGGGGCTCGTGCTCCCCCCGACGGTCGCCCCCGAGCAGGTCGTCGTCGTCCCCATCTGGCAGGAGGACACCCGCGAGGAGGTGCTCGACTACTGCGAGGAGCTGTACGCGGAACTGGAGGACGCGGGCGTCCGCACCGTCCTCGACGACCGCGACGAGCGCAACCCCGGGTTCAAGTTCAACGAGTGGGAGCTGAAGGGGACCCCCGTCCGCATCGAGGTCGGCCCCAACGAGGTCGCGGACGGCGAGGCCACGCTGGTCCACCGCCCGGACGGCGAGAACGTCGTCGCCGACCGCGAGGGCATCGTCGAGTCGGTCGAGGACGCGCTCGACACGGTGTACGCGAAGCTGTACGCGGCCGCCGAGGAGATCCTGGAGGAGAACGTCCGGGAGGCGCACGGCCGCTCGGAGATACTCGGCACCATCGGCCAGCACGGCGGCTACGTGAAGACCGGCTGGTGCGGCGACGAGGCGTGCGAGGCCGAGATCAAGGAGCAGATATCGGCGGAGATAGTCATGCTCCCGCTCGACGAGGAGCAGGAGCCCGTCCACGACACCTGCGGCGTCTGTGACGACCCCGCCGAGGAGACCGCGTACTTCGCGAAGAACTACTGA
- a CDS encoding PAS domain-containing sensor histidine kinase encodes MAEKEHDAAAAPDAAAALVATLPDAVVTIDTEGTIRYVNDAFGDLLGYDTEAVVGEPVTEIVPGGLEPRHDRAFERYLETGERTIDWSGVEFPARHASGHEVPVSVSFTEVTDRDERLFAGVVRDVSDRVETRAALRRNEAMFRTLAERIDAVVWVYDLHEERYAYVSPEFETLWGRPRSFLYDVDGLDEVAATVHEDDREAVAEVFRAVVRADDRDGDVPDEHEYRVVRPDGSVRWVRDSPALVTDDTGPARVVGVATDVTAYKDREARLQEHTETLRADNEQLDEFASVVSHDLRSPLSVAAGRVELAREAHPDDDHLDAAAAALDRVESLVGGMLDGLRADRGAQDTEPVSLTAVAREAWTTTAVEGDLVVEGEYTLEADPVRLRQLFQNLYTNAAEHAGPEPTVTVGPAEEGFYVEDDGSGIPEPERESVFEMGYGDEGGTGFGLAIVRRVARRHGWRVSVEDADPGARFVFEPA; translated from the coding sequence ATGGCGGAGAAGGAACACGACGCGGCCGCGGCTCCGGACGCCGCCGCCGCGCTCGTGGCCACGCTCCCCGACGCGGTCGTCACCATCGACACGGAGGGGACGATACGGTACGTCAACGACGCGTTCGGCGACCTGCTCGGCTACGACACGGAGGCCGTCGTCGGCGAGCCGGTGACGGAAATCGTCCCCGGCGGACTGGAGCCGCGCCACGATCGGGCGTTCGAACGGTACCTGGAGACGGGCGAGCGCACCATCGACTGGTCGGGCGTCGAGTTCCCGGCGCGCCACGCGTCGGGCCACGAGGTCCCCGTCTCCGTCTCGTTCACCGAGGTGACCGACCGGGACGAGCGGCTGTTCGCCGGCGTGGTCCGCGACGTGTCCGACCGGGTGGAGACGAGGGCGGCCCTCCGGCGCAACGAGGCGATGTTCCGGACGCTCGCGGAGCGCATCGACGCCGTCGTCTGGGTGTACGACCTCCACGAGGAGCGGTACGCGTACGTCAGTCCGGAGTTCGAGACGCTGTGGGGCCGCCCCCGCTCGTTCCTCTACGACGTCGACGGCCTCGACGAGGTGGCGGCGACCGTCCACGAGGACGACCGCGAGGCGGTCGCGGAGGTGTTCCGAGCCGTCGTCCGGGCCGACGACCGGGACGGCGACGTTCCCGACGAGCACGAGTACCGGGTCGTCCGTCCGGACGGGTCGGTGCGGTGGGTGCGCGACAGCCCCGCGCTGGTGACCGACGACACGGGGCCGGCGCGGGTCGTCGGCGTCGCCACCGACGTGACCGCGTACAAGGACCGCGAGGCCCGGTTGCAGGAACACACGGAGACGCTCCGCGCGGACAACGAACAGCTCGACGAGTTCGCGAGCGTCGTGAGCCACGACCTGCGGAGCCCCCTGTCCGTGGCGGCCGGGCGCGTCGAACTGGCCCGCGAGGCACACCCCGACGACGACCACCTCGACGCCGCGGCCGCCGCGCTCGACCGCGTCGAGTCGCTGGTCGGCGGGATGCTCGACGGCCTCCGGGCCGACCGCGGAGCACAGGACACGGAGCCGGTCTCGCTGACGGCCGTGGCGCGCGAGGCGTGGACGACGACCGCCGTCGAGGGCGACCTCGTGGTCGAGGGGGAGTACACCCTGGAGGCCGACCCCGTGCGCCTCCGACAGCTGTTCCAGAACCTCTACACGAACGCCGCCGAGCACGCCGGCCCGGAGCCGACGGTCACCGTCGGCCCCGCCGAGGAGGGGTTCTACGTCGAGGACGACGGGTCGGGCATCCCGGAGCCCGAGCGCGAGTCCGTTTTCGAGATGGGGTACGGCGACGAGGGCGGGACGGGGTTCGGCCTCGCCATCGTGCGCCGGGTCGCGCGTCGCCACGGCTGGCGCGTCTCGGTCGAGGACGCCGACCCCGGCGCGCGGTTCGTCTTCGAGCCGGCGTAG
- a CDS encoding DUF2061 domain-containing protein, whose product MAIRSRLRAPLQDRKRAVVKTACYRVVMVLVSVTVAYLVVGDATDALSIGLLTNVVKTLTYYGYERLWDRIAWGV is encoded by the coding sequence ATGGCCATCCGTTCGCGGCTCCGCGCGCCCCTGCAGGACCGCAAGCGCGCCGTCGTCAAGACGGCCTGCTACCGGGTCGTGATGGTGCTCGTCTCGGTGACGGTCGCGTATCTGGTCGTCGGCGACGCGACGGACGCGCTCTCCATCGGCCTCCTGACGAACGTCGTGAAGACGCTCACCTACTACGGCTACGAGCGGCTGTGGGACCGCATCGCGTGGGGCGTCTGA
- a CDS encoding AzlC family ABC transporter permease, with product MTLRDDFLAGVRDVAPVLLGIVPFGLVAGAAAVEAGLTGAQAVGLSVVVFAGASQLAAIDLLGDGAPLAVVVGTVVVVNLRMVMYSASIAPHFRDLAARWKALVAYLLTDQAYAMSLTRFRENGVSRRGYYLGVAAPLWVVWQICTVVGVVVGARVPAWLPLDFALPLVFLALLVPAVEDAGTAAAALVGGTLATVGAGLPYELGLPLGAVCGVLAGLLAAPVGRALGGVRR from the coding sequence GTGACCCTCCGTGACGACTTCCTGGCCGGCGTCCGCGACGTGGCCCCGGTGCTGCTCGGCATCGTCCCGTTCGGGCTCGTCGCGGGCGCGGCCGCCGTGGAGGCGGGCCTCACCGGGGCGCAGGCGGTCGGCCTCTCGGTCGTCGTCTTCGCGGGCGCGTCCCAGCTCGCGGCCATCGACCTGCTCGGCGACGGCGCGCCGCTGGCCGTCGTCGTCGGCACCGTCGTCGTGGTGAACCTCCGGATGGTGATGTACTCCGCCTCCATCGCACCCCACTTCCGCGACCTCGCCGCCCGCTGGAAGGCGCTCGTCGCCTACCTGCTCACCGACCAGGCGTACGCCATGTCGCTGACGCGCTTCCGCGAGAACGGCGTCTCCCGGCGCGGTTACTACCTCGGCGTCGCCGCCCCGCTGTGGGTCGTCTGGCAGATCTGCACCGTCGTCGGCGTCGTGGTCGGCGCGCGGGTGCCGGCGTGGCTCCCGCTCGACTTCGCGCTCCCGCTCGTCTTCCTCGCGCTGCTCGTCCCCGCCGTCGAGGACGCGGGCACCGCCGCCGCGGCGCTCGTCGGCGGCACCCTCGCCACCGTCGGCGCGGGCCTCCCGTACGAACTCGGCCTGCCGCTCGGGGCGGTGTGTGGCGTGCTCGCGGGGCTGCTCGCCGCGCCCGTCGGCCGCGCGCTCGGGGGTGTCCGCCGGTGA